Below is a genomic region from Ahaetulla prasina isolate Xishuangbanna chromosome 16, ASM2864084v1, whole genome shotgun sequence.
attgacctcaccccattcctaagaggaccataaggggcgtgcataagcgcacaaacatgcctaccgttcctgtcctattgtttttcttttcttcttcatatatatatatatatatatatatatatatatatatatatatatatatatatatatatatatatatatatatatgcttatacctttatatactatataacctttctgtacatatattgttgtgacaaaataaataaataaaataaataaataaatatagtatctGAGTTTAACCTGCGAGATATATGGAGAGAGACATAGAACACATAAATGATATACATTCTACTCATACCCACATCAATCGTGGTCCAGGATCGATATGGCCTGGACAACAGCAGAAATCcaaaatgaaacagaagaagTTGAAATTGGAATAAATGATTGGGCAGACCATAATCCGATTATATTAAAATGGAgtggccaaaaacaaaacaaaagttggACAAATGTTTTCTaataatttgccaaactgctggaaatgtaaaaatactcCTGGAACATACTATCacttatggtggacatgtcctaaGGCGAAAAAATTTTGGTCCAGAATCAGAAACTGGACAGAAGAGATAAGTGGACATAAGGTGGACTTGAAACCAGAAACGTTCTTTCTTGGGATACTAACCACAATTTATAGTAAAGATATTCagtatttgatattacacataattacGGTGGCAAGGATTGCCTACGCACagctctggaaaaatgaaaagataccaacagaagaagaaactATCAAGAAAATTcgggactgtgcagagatggattaattaacaaaagaaataaaggaaaaggaagatacagaatattatcaaatatgaACCAAATGGTACGAGtggttggagaataggaaaactgaatagaaaaaaaaggatggagaagagaagataaagaatgtgtaaaatattgtaaataaatgaaactagatgtaaagggacgataaagtcaaagataataaaaaagaagggaaaaagggaatgtataaagcagaaagctgaaggaacgaacgtaatgtaaaaagaaaacacagcttatgtgtttatgtgtttgtgttgtgttgtgtcgttgtaataaaaccaataaaaactttaaaaaaaaactttttggaatGGTTTTTAGTCAGCACCGGCTATATAACCTAGTTCGCTACTATGGCCAGAGATAGATTTAAGAAAATAACAATGGTCCCATAGCTCGTTAGCAAATTCCAAGCAAGTTGGCCACATGATGAAGCATGTGTTGCAACATATTTTGTACAGACTTTTGCTTTATGTTAGGGTTATATTCCCCAAAACCTCAAGTCAAACAAATTTGCCTAAAGCAAAATGCCAGACCTGTGGAAAAAATGCCAGCCACATCACCCACAGGTACATTTTTGCTTACTTCAGTCCCCCTTTTATATAGCTCGGAAACAACTATCTACCAGCCAGCTTTAGTACCTGGCATCTAATTGCTACAGAATGCTTCTTACCTTCAGATGCTGGGGAATTTCTTCCAGGTATGACTACGTTCTTCAGAAAAATGTGAGGGTGCCCACTTTCAATTCTCCTCATAGACTCCCAGCAGGGTGGATGCTGACAAGCGATCATATTGCAAATGGTTTCATCCCATTGACCACCGATATTGATTGTACCCATTGCTGTTAGCAACTTTCTGCAAGGTGATGCAAGGAAGAACAAAACAAAGTGAAACAACTGCTCCAAAGTGGTGGATTACGAGATTAGTGTTCAGAAATTCCCCCATCCTTCTGAAAACCACCGCAGTTGCTCTCCCCTTCTGAATATAATCCAGTGTTGATGCTGACTCCTCAAAGTTCATTTTGTGCTTTGGGGATGCTCGGGGGGCATCTCTTTCTGCAAGGCAGCAAAAAAGGGGGGTTATTATGATCGGACCCCTTGGGTGACCCTTGTGGGGAGTTGCCTTCTTAACCTGTGATGGGAAGAGCAGCACCAGGAtacgaagaagaggaggaagctgCTTAGAGCCTGACCTAAATTATTGCACATGTTGTCTAAGCACAGATCCGTGGATGTAAAACCCCTTCCACTTTAGCTTCTTGGAAGAAGCATCCTTAATAAATGACAATTATcacaattattattgttattcccATGGTCCCAGTGGAGGACCAGTCGGGGTGAAAGCTTCAGACTACAAACCAGGAGGACTGACTTATTCTTTCGACTCGGGGACAAAGCCAGCCTggggatcttgggccagtcactctctttcagcctcaGGAAGGCGCCAATGGCAACCGATTCCGAAAAACGTGGCCAAGAAACCCGCACGGACGTGCCCAGGCCGTCTCTGAGGTCGGGACGCGACTGAAGAAAATACAGAGTTCAAGGCGGTCTGGGGGAAACGCCTAGCCCGCTCCGACGCTTCTCCTGAAAGAGGCCGCCTCCGGGCACCCTCCGAAACAGTCAAAGCGGTCCCTCTTCCGGCGTGAGGCCTCCGCTAGCTCCCGGCCCGCCCTCCGCGCCGACCTTCCGCCCAGAAGCCCCGGCTTCTAACCCTAATCCCGCCGGGAGCGGAGAAGCGGCGATCCCCCACCACACCTGCCTGAGGTAAACTAGGCGCCGTCGCTAGGCAACGAGAAGCTGCCCTCATTTCCCAGGGTGCACTGCGCCGGAAGGCGGGTACCAGATATGGGCGGAGAGAGCGACGCCGAGCGCTTCCATGGTCCCGCAAATGGCGCCTCGCTCATCCGGTTCCTTTCCTCCTGCAGAGCCGTTGTGGGGGCGGCGCAAGGCGAGCCAGCCCCGCAAATggctccgtccctccctccggaAGGCTTCCCTTGGGGGCGTGCCCGCCGGGCGCGGTGCATGCTGGGCGAGGGGGCGCCGGCCAGTGGTCTGGCTCCGCGGGCCTTTCGAGCTCTCCGGCGGGCCCTCCGATCTCGTCCCGGGAGGGTGCGGCCAGGCCGTCGGCGCTGCGGGGGGAATTGGGGCGGAGGTTTGTCTTTCACcggcctctctccctcccctccaggATGGCTGAGCGGCCGGAGGACCTGAACCTGCCCAACGCGGTCATCACGCGGATCATCAAGGAGGCGGTGAGCGGTGGCGGTGGGCTGGGGGAGCGGCCTCCTTCCCGCTGCCCGGCCGGGGATCGGTGGGTGGGATGACCGGGCTGGGCCGGGCCGAAGCGCTTCCCCCGGCGGGCTCCGCTTCCGGCAGCGCCTTTCAGCCGACCCGCTTCCCGCCCCTCAGCTCCCCGACGGAGTGAACGTCTCGAAGGAAGCGCGGAGTGCCATCTCCCGAGCGGCCAGCGTCTTCGTGCTCTATGCCACCTCGTGGTGAGTTGGCGGCCCGGTCTTATCCCTCCTCCCGGTGCAGAACCATCGCTCGGGTTCGTTGTGCAGCGAGAGAGGAACGCGCCGGTTTAAACGgatattgtttttattaaaaaaaaaagcactttagtTTTAAGAGGGCCGTTTCTTCGTAAAAAGCGGGTATTGCTCATCTTATCTATTTGGCGCAGAGACTATCATGGAAATGGGTGGTTACAGCTGGGGCTGAAAGGCTTGGGAACTGCCTTGTCTGATTTCCCTTCATCTAGTTTACCAAAAGGTTAAGAGGAAAACCCGGGTCACCTATAAAGGggatgtttgtttgcttttacctttttaaattaGCGCCAATAACTTtgcaaggaaggggaagaggaagacgtTGAATGCCGGAGATGTTATTTCTGCTATGGAAGAGATGGAATTCCAGAGATTCGTAGGGCCCCTAAAGGAATCCTTAGAAGGTAAGTGCCCCTGGTTGTCTTTTGATCTGTGCTCCCCTtcagccctctcctcccttcccttcatttgcttcttttaaaactaaaacttAAACTTTAGTTGTTTGCCAAAGGCCAGTGCAAAATTCTAAACACATTCtaaatttgtttaaaaattgTTTCAACCGAAACAAAAAATTAGGAAAGATCTCAATATACCAAAATATGACTTGGTATCAAAAGCAAAGAACCAGATTAAACTTTTCCTGCCACAATTATCCTGCTCATCCTGGCAGCATTATTGCTGGAATACTGACTCCACCATTTTGAGATACGCCATTTTCCCTTAAGCAAATGATTGTTGTGAAATGAGTTAGAAATAAAAGATTCAGCACTGAATGACTGATTTCCCCCACAAGGGACCCACTCATAGTTCTTCAGGGATATTGGTGAGCTCCGCAGAGCCACACTTCCACAGAAGCTGCAACAAGAAGTTGCGTAATATTTTTGTCCCATCCCCTAAGAACGGCTCTTGTGCTGTGCCCTTCTTCGCATCACTTTGACTCAGTGGCATGCTGAACAGTGGGAAACGGCACCCGTCAGTCTCCTGCTTTGGCATATGACAGTTTGTTCAACACTGTGTGTCTTGGTGTTGGTCTTTTAGCTTACAGAAATGAGCAGAAGGGCAAAAGGGGAGTGTCAGAactcaagaaaaaagacagagagaagaaggaagatgcTGAGGACCCTGACAAGAatcgggaagaagaagaaaatgaggagggagaaaggatggaggaggaggaggaggaggaggaggaggaagcacagcagcaaaatgaggaggaggaggaagaggaagagcagcAGACAAATGAAGATGAAGAAGGGGAGAGCTGAATTGTGGCAGGTGGAGGGGGGCAGTGAGGGGAGAAAGCCAATGGAAGGAAACACAACTGTCTCCTTTTGTGCTGAAAATGATTCTGGGGGCACCTCAGGTAATCTCCTCCTTGCCTTCTACCCCCCAGTTGGAAAGAATGACTTACATGGCATCTGGGGCTTCTTTCTGGGCATGCCAACGCTTATCTTTCCTTGTTCCTTGTGGGGATGCTCCGGTTTTGGCTTAAAAAGACTTTCTCCACACCCTCAATGTGTGTTTTTCTTCAGCGCTTAATTGAATGGGATTTAATTAAAAGTCGTATTTTCAAAACTTTTCACTCTCGACTGATTTATGCTGTGCTGAGCAGGAGGAATTTTATTTCTCCCTATTTCGTTCTGTAACAAAATGGGCACTGAAAgaaaagttgttccacggattgcTCCTGTTCCATCTGTGCAACAAAAAGGACAAGAGGTTAGAAAATCTTGCCTTGATGGATTCTGGATGTTTCCTCCCGTCAGTAAATCTCTTCAGTCTGTCCTTCCTGCTGGGGCGGCATTTCTAGTCTCCACTCCAATTGTGGAGCAAAATATCCTTAAGCTAGAAAAGGCACTTGAGGCTAAAAAGCAAGGcctataaaacaatttatatcTGCAATGTTGTCAAGAGGCAAAACAGTCAAAAGAGCCCATTGCCATCTTGAGAACCAGCAGAAAcagttgctgggttttttttggggggggggcaccatTCCAAATGCTTCTGCAGGCCATCGCTTCTGATTCCGGAGTATTACATGAGCCAAATTCACATCCATCTCTCCTCTGGCCCAGGAACCTCCTTGGCTCCCAAAAGTAAGATTCACCCCTCCCTCCTTCACACATGCAAGAGTTTGTAGACTCTGCAAGTGGAAGTAGTAGTATTGGCGGTTCCTAAGACTAGTGGGGCCATCACCAATCCAGCTGTCCCTTCTGGGCATTGAATTTCCGGCTGTTCTGGCTGTAGAACTGAGAGAACCACCGCCGGTGCCTCAGGATGGCGGCATCTTCCTTCACCAGCAACGGCTTGGAGAGGAACCTCTTGTTATTCCAGATCATAATGTCCCGTTCAAACTGGTTCAGGAGGAAGAGTGGAAGACAAATGATCAGGAGGCAGCAGAAGAACAAAACCCTTGGCTTAAATACATGGAATAATATAAGAAAATCCCAAAAATGTAAGATACCCGCTGTGTTTCTGTTCAACCCTTGGGCAAGGAGAAGGGTGGCTTCAATGAGTCACCACAGAGGCTGCAAATTTGCTGTTGCTTTTTTAAGCAgtttcatctattttatttacaGAGTTAACAAGCAGGCAGTGCCTCAGTCTCACAAGGTCATCTGTAAgcaacttccccccccccgcctcccacgTTCTGCAAATGATTCGATCTACATTTCTACTCTAAAATGCAGAGGGAGGTTGGAAGCCCAAGAATTTCTGGGATACAGTTACCTAGacccttgatggcgaacctatggcatgtgtgccacaggtggcacacggagccatatctgtgggcacacaagcattgtcctagctcagctccagcacacgtgtgtgtcagccagctgatttttgggccttctgggcccaccagaagttgggaaacaggctgtttccagcctctggagggcctcctggGGGGTGGAGAAGGtcatttcaccctccccaggctccaagaaatcctctggagccttgggagggcaaaaaatgggcctaccaggcccactgtgccatggtgtgccaaaagcggggggagtgggggggttgtgcacacatgcgtggggggtggggtgcattaaattatgggtgtgggcatgtgcatgcgcaacCCCTCTGCTCCCCCATCGcgttttggcacgcgacggcaaaaaggctagccatcactgacctagacccTTGtcagcccccccccacacacacacacagacagatgcACCCCCCTGTCCTTCACTCAGCATCCCTGAGGGGCCAGGAGGTCACACAGACTGAGTTTGCCCCCAGGACCACCACTTGCACCTCCTCTCACCTGGACCCCCTCAGCCCATAGTATCAGCTTGGCAATGAAGGAGGGTACGTTGCGCGGGAAGTAGATCTGGTGGACCACATGCTGCAGAAGTGGCTCTAGAGGGGTGACGGTCTGAACGATCAGCCCCTTGCCCAGGAAGGTGTTACTCAGGGCCATCATAACCAACCCAGGACCGACCTGAACAGAGAAGACACCATCCAGTTAAGAGTCTGTTTTTCCCTCCAAACCAGATGGGGATTAAACAAGCAAACCAAAAGTGATGATTATGTACAGCTtgcctttcttgctttctttgggAGAGGCGACCAATTCAGCATCACATTAATCGATGCAGTCCTTGGCTTGGGACAAACACCACCCTCTCGCTGGACAGAAAGGATCTCGTACCTGCCTGGCCGAAACATGCAGATCGAGGAAGGCGATGGGCTTGCCAAAGAGCAGCACGTGGTGGGTCAGAAGCATGACCGAACAGTGTCCGTTGGGCTCCGGCTCAGGCTGCCACTCTGCCTGGGAAGCAAGCACTGCACTGACTGGAAACGTCCCTGCTGCTTTGGTGCCAAACCCCCCGCCAGCCCTGCTTAGAAACAGCCCAAATGGGCatccccccctcctttctttccagCATTACCCACGTTCGGAGCAGGAGGAAACGGACACTTTGGAGTCAGAAAGGGACCGAGATAAACTCTCCCTCCCCATATGTGTTGCAAGCAGTCTGGGGTGGGGGGCTGCCGAGACGAGCTTTTTCGTTCCTGCTGCCTCTGTTGACAACTGAAGGCAATGCAGAATCTCTTCTGGTAGAACAGGGAAGGGGGTCTCCGTGCCTGTCCTGCTTTAATGTTGGCCTTCCAACGTGAACGTACACAACTTTACCCAATCCTCCCTTGTTGACTTCATGTTTAAGTTGCAGCACAGCCTCCGTGACTCTCGCAGAGGGAACCGGCCCACCAGGATTTGGAACCAGTTGCCGGTTGCCTTACCTCCCAGGTGTGCCTGAAAAATGCCCAGCGTTGGTTGTCTGTGAAGCGCAGGTCATTTCCACTTATGACCGAGGGACTATGGAGAAAGGAAAGGTGGGCTACATCGGCAGCATTCTCTGGAATTTCCTACCCAGGAGGGAAAAGAAACGTTCACCTGGGCCCTGCTTGGCCAGAGACAAAGCAGAAACAGGCTTTTCCAAGAGAGGCACTCGGACTGCAAAGCAATGGGCATTTCTAGCTGAGAACCAAGTGGCAAGGCCCATTTGCACCCAGCTGTTCTTTCCAGCCAGTTGCTACAGAAGGCCATCAAAGGCGGAAGTCCAGCTAACTCTTAAACCCCAGGATCGCCTCTCTGCATTCCGCCACTTCTCCCATCCTGCCCGGTCCTGAATTCCCAATACCCGGGCTCAGTTTGAAAAGGCACCACCACTGAGGCCTTCCCTCGGCGGTGCAAACTACCTCAATGTGCACGCTGACAAAGTGCTCCGTTCCAGCCCGGAAGAGCCAGTTGGGCGATGATGCCTCTTCCTGCTCGGCGACTTGCCATGCTGGGCTCGTGCCATCACAGTGATACCACACCAGGATCATGTTCATTTCACACGATGGCCAAACTTTGGTAGTTGCAAATTCAGGCACTGGAAGATATGGAGCGCGAGAAGGTAAATAAGACAAGGACGGCCTGTTTATGGACTTGCCATCCCAGGCATGTCAGATTTCCCATTATCGGTGGGAATGCAAATTAACATGAAGCCAAGAGTTCATTTATTTGACCCAGTGACTACACTGACACACAGGACCAAAATGATTTAGCAATTTattaatgctttaaaaataattagCCAAATAAACTTATGCCAGAAATTTGGAGGTCTGTCACGTGCTACATTTCTAGGAAGGAACTTGGAGGGAACACCCACCCCCCTGGCAGCAGACAAAGGCCCTCCATGATGCTCAGGAAAACTTGGTTGCAACACCATGGCCACTAAGCCAGTCACCTGCAGTCGGGCCTAAACTCCCTGGGGCTTTCCCTTAGCTTAGCCCAAACAGGAAAGGCCACCCTGTCACCTTTTTTGGCATATGGGATCTTGACGCAGCTCCCGTCCTTCCCAGAGAAAATCCAGCCATGGAAGGGACACTCGATGCAGTTGCCCACCACACAGAcaccgattgaaaggttggccccGAGGTGTGGGCAGTAAGCGTCCAGAACATAGACTTCCCCATCCAAACCTCGAAACACAGCAAACTGTTCCCCTGGGCGTACAAAGAGAATGATAAAAGTAAGCTTTTCTTTTGTTGCTAGGAAGAGCACAGCTATCTATTCCACAAGGTGAGTCAGGATCACACCCATTTTACTAACCAATGAGATGGGCCCGCACACCCTTTACAAAATTCACAGGAGGTTCCTGGGTACTGTAGTTCATGGGTGGGAGGCTGTTTCCTCTGAGAAGCTGACAGGCAAGTTGGAAAGGCATTTGCTGCTGGTGAATGGAAGGGCCCTTTAGACAGCCAGCAGTGGCTCTCCAGAGGTCTGAAGGGCAGGGGATGAAATCCagatgaaattttgagtagttcagagaactgacaaatgccacctctggctggccagagtgggttaggaatggagattttgcaatatccttcccccaggagtggggagggaatggggattttgcagtatccttcccctgccacgcccaccaagccacgcccacagaaccggtagtaaaaaaaatggatttcaccactgctcaaggGGGACTGGAGGAAGAGAGGAACCTTCTCTTCACCTGACCCAGGGACAGTTTCAACTGCAGAGTGTGAAACAGCCTTACAAGTCCAGAAATGGACTTTTGACACTTGTTTAGCAACATGAACAGACCTCCCGACTCCTTCACGGAGATAAAAAAAAGATGGTATGACTCCCTTATCCCAATTCCTGCAGAAAGGGTTGGCGATGCCCCTGCCCAGATAGGAGTTGAGACTGCGAGGTGTATTGCACGGAGCAATTCTCCAGCCTTCTGCAACCATTGCCCTCTGGATGTGTGGACTGGGTCCCAGAAGCCTCcgatggctgagaaattctggcagTGGGTCCACTTGGGGCGTTGCCATGCTCTTGACAAGGAGCAAGATTCTCGGAGTCTTCAGCCAGAGCAAGCAAGCGGGCGAGGCAGTCTGGGAGGCTGGCAACCCGATACAAAGTGAGAAGAGGACAACAGTTCCAAGACATTTAGCCCAAGTTGCCCTACCTGAGGAAACAGGTACTACTCTAGAGCCCAATTCCAGCCCAAATACAACAACAGGAATAAGTGCAGAGGCCCTTTGCTCTTTTCTGCTTCCAACCTGCTTTTCTTGCTCTGGTCCTTGGgggaaagaatgggagaaagagaCACAAGAGGTCGCTGCGCCAGTTTGGTGGTCCCAGCACGGCCTAGAAACCACTGTGAGGCCTGCCTTAGGCAGGAgagccggttgggtgactttgggccagccactctctcttgGCCCAACTCAGCTCACTGGGCTGTTCTTGTGGGCAACACAGGAGGGGGAAGAAGTACTGTTGTATTCACCAACTTGAGTTGTATATGAAAAAGAACAAAgggcagagtaaaaaaaaatcacgctGAGAACCTGTTGGCCCCCTCACCTCTGCTCTTTTTTACCAACCAGAGGGAGTGAAGGATCAAAAATCTAAGTATTGTTGGCAAACATGGCTGATTAATTTCCAGAATCACATGAACTCTACCAATAGGCCTTGTCTGAGTCCCAAAGCATCTTTAGTAATATCAGCAGAAGAACAATGTTGGTTTCTGCCATAAACTGTACTGCAGTTTGTGCAGTACATCTGATAGCACCTAAAGCCATGGATCAGAAAACATAACAAGATTTCTGGATGAGTTTGGTGtggtaagaagaagaaaaaaacctgcaGGCAAATTTGAGCTATTCCAGAGAGATTCGTCGTGGTGGAGGAATGGAATCTTTTTTAATACACTTCAAAATGTTCTCGCATTGTGTCATGGGAAGGGAGGACTGGTTTGGTCAagggctggaaaccaggagacagtgagttctagtcctgcagcCTTAAGccacggaagccagctgggtgaccatgaGCCCATCACTCTCAGCCAGCCCATCTCAAGGTTGGCTGTTgtgggaggaaagagtattaggtatgtttgccgccttgaatTACTTAAAGGcatgatataaacaaacaaacaaacaactaaatAGCTAGCCTTTCTTATTAATCTAACACGTGTAGGATAAGCTGTTACTTAAAGGAAGTAAATTAAAATATTGCCCTATCTCAGAGAGTCTGCCCCGTGCCAAGAGGAATGGCATGAAGCAGGTGTTTTATGAAGAAACACATCCAAGAACTTGCCCCAGGCAAGACAGGCATTCCCCTTCTTTGAAAAGGGCAAGTTAAAACAAGTTAAAGATGTACTAGTGGGTGATTAAACGTTTAAACTGGCTTGAACTGCCTCAACTTCCCCTCAACTAGAAGCTGCTTCTGTGTCGCATGCTACATCCTCAGCCTTACAAATATATTTGGGGTCTGTGTGGAATTATTCTTAGCTCGTataacttacaggtagtcctagacttatgaccacaatcgagccctaaaacttctgttgttaagtgagacatttgtcaagtgagttttgccccattttatgacctttgctacagttgttaactgaatcactgcagttgataagttaataacaaggttgttaagtgaatctcacttcccattgactttgcttgtcaggtcgcaaaaggtgatcacatggtccgggggcactgcaacggtcataagtatgaaccagttgccaagcatctgaattttgattatgtgaccaaggggatgcttcaaaggtcgtaactgCGGAAAACGtttgtgtcacttttttcagtgctgtcgtaactttggtcactaagtgaactgttgtaagtcgaggac
It encodes:
- the LOC131185942 gene encoding cholesterol 7-desaturase nvd-like, which produces MRLVVLLVAIVAAALLPLLLVVVAAAGGSVAWLLLRPKRLIRPLDQVGYLTEPGWTRAQSAGRMRKNRRAGQLLPSYPNGWFRLLGSAELARGEVRNVAALGEQFAVFRGLDGEVYVLDAYCPHLGANLSIGVCVVGNCIECPFHGWIFSGKDGSCVKIPYAKKVPEFATTKVWPSCEMNMILVWYHCDGTSPAWQVAEQEEASSPNWLFRAGTEHFVSVHIEEIPENAADVAHLSFLHSPSVISGNDLRFTDNQRWAFFRHTWEAEWQPEPEPNGHCSVMLLTHHVLLFGKPIAFLDLHVSARQVGPGLVMMALSNTFLGKGLIVQTVTPLEPLLQHVVHQIYFPRNVPSFIAKLILWAEGVQFERDIMIWNNKRFLSKPLLVKEDAAILRHRRWFSQFYSQNSRKFNAQKGQLDW
- the POLE3 gene encoding DNA polymerase epsilon subunit 3 codes for the protein MAERPEDLNLPNAVITRIIKEALPDGVNVSKEARSAISRAASVFVLYATSCANNFARKGKRKTLNAGDVISAMEEMEFQRFVGPLKESLEAYRNEQKGKRGVSELKKKDREKKEDAEDPDKNREEEENEEGERMEEEEEEEEEEAQQQNEEEEEEEEQQTNEDEEGES